One Pagrus major chromosome 15, Pma_NU_1.0 DNA window includes the following coding sequences:
- the LOC141008928 gene encoding uncharacterized protein — MSAGTQLLRRLVNERLAAAAVEIFGLVENTIAEYQEEVIRSRREIIELKEQLEQLTDLKPQVILFTAGTPPVTREILPPQQPEQLHIVQANEITDSLQVKEEQEDYCIVPPRTDDPSEDVKVRLTESETTSQTHCQPNPTFSTTTMNDDDDDDDDDDDDDDDDDDDEEWNCSSACGPDHDYTSFLGPDHAPKHEKACRFCGTQFFKYCDLVKHVEEMHMGEKAFKCPECDKEFARRDYLGVHFRVHTGEKPYKCPYCRKLFAQSSNLYVHLRKHTGEKPYFCKSCGKMVAHSSHLKNCGTREVKGKKKFRCLVCGKKFHTVSNLQDHINVHDARKPNTLL, encoded by the exons ATGTCGGCGGGGACGCAGCTGCTCAGGCGGCTGGTGAACGAGCGGCTGGCGGCGGCTGCGGTGGAAATCTTCGGACTGGTCGAAAACACGATAGCGGAGTACCAGGAGGAAGTTATCCGCTCCAGGAGAGAAATCATCGAGCTGAAGGAGCAGCTGGAGCAGCTGACCGATTTAAAACCTCAAGTCATATTATTCACAGCAG GCACCCCGCCAGTCACCAGGGAGATTCTGCCTCCCCAGCAGCCAGAGCAGCTTCACATCGTGCAGGCGAATGAGATCACTGACTCTTTGCAGGtgaaagaggagcaggaggattACTGTATCGTTCCACCCCGGACGGATGATCCTTCTGAGGATGTAAAAGTCAGACTTACTGAATCAGAAACAACGTCTCAGACACATTGCCAGCCGAACCCAACTTTCAGCACTACGACGATgaacgatgatgatgacgatgacgatgatgacgatgacgacgacgacgacgatgatgatgatgaagaatgGAATTGCTCATCCGCTTGTGGTCCAGATCATGATTACACATCTTTTTTGGGGCCGGATCACGCCCCGAAACACGAAAAGGCTTGCCGTTTCTGTGGCACGCAGTTTTTCAAGTACTGTGATCTGGTCAAACACGTGGAGGAGATGCACATGGGGGAGAAGGCCTTTAAATGCCCcgaatgtgacaaagagtttGCTCGTAGGGACTATCTGGGTGTGCATTTCAGAGTTCACACGGGTGAAAAGCCGTACAAGTGTCCATACTGCAGGAAATTGTTTGCTCAAAGTTCAAATCTATATGTTCACTTGAGGAAGCACACAGGGGAAAAACCCTATTTCTGCAAATCGTGTGGCAAAATGGTCGCCCACAGCTCTCATCTGAAGAACTGTGGTACGAGGGAGGTCAAAGGGAAGAAGAAATTTCGGTGTTTGGTTTGTGGTAAAAAATTTCACACAGTTTCAAATCTTCAGGACCATATTAATGTCCACGATGCCAGGAAACCCAACACTCTTTTGTAG
- the LOC141008930 gene encoding galectin-related protein-like has protein sequence MAVQAAEKDGINVEDDHLNDSLGNPGLISPDKEDLSRLLTVPFSGRIRGGMRPGKKIIVMGIVDLEPDSFDVSLTCGRDSEKEEPPYDVALKLTARFSDRQFLRSARVSGKWVGEEASTAYFPFIPDQPFRIEIHCEHQRFRIFVDGHQLFDFYHKVKSLPSIDTVRIQGDLQITKLG, from the exons AATGTGGAGGATGACCACCTGAACGACTCGCTGGGGAACCCCGGCCTCATCTCACCTGACAAGGAGGATTTGTCACGTCTCCTG ACGGTGCCGTTCAGCGGGCGCATCCGGGGCGGCATGCGGCCAGGGAAGAAGATCATAGTGATGGGCATTGTGGACCTGGAGCCAGACAG CTTTGACGTGAGTCTGACCTGCGGCCGGGACTCGGAGAAGGAGGAGCCCCCGTACGACGTGGCCCTGAAACTCACCGCCCGCTTCAGCGACCGCCAGTTTCTGCGCAGCGCCCGAGTCTCTGGGAAGTGGGTGGGGGAAGAGGCGTCCACCGCCTACTTTCCCTTCATCCCTGATCAGCCTTTTAGG ATTGAGATCCACTGCGAGCACCAGAGGTTCCGGATATTCGTGGACGGACACCAGCTCTTTGACTTTTATCACAAAGTAAAATCTTTGCCCTCTATCGACACAGTACGGATACAAGGAGATCTACAGATCACCAAGCTCGGTTAA
- the LOC141008926 gene encoding uncharacterized protein isoform X2 produces the protein MDPESPDFVPSVFNCTTKRQCTDRKKKRAEAISSPSLADPPSSLAAAQQSYNVEPTTDSQQPPDCKEEPFTDQYPVSEELPPSWQQCDIKVEQVEMVIIEHPLVKEEQVDQCISPDMEADTSNGAEVRLPKSEPTSDCELSPSSAAVTVSVNESIKDEWNESDGSSSPQSHSIEVYVELEEPPREEKTCRFCGKSFKRDSHLIRHVDQSHNGHKAFKCLKCNKEFEQRHHLIVHVRIHTGEKPFSCDFCDKTFSQNSSRIVHMRVHTGEKPYFCKKCGKSFPSGKHFRFCNVQNEGKNTPEGGDIDENLKEEKAFKCSECSKEFKQKHQLVLHLRVHTGEKPYRCDVCGKTFTQSSSRLVHMRQHTGEKPYFCEKCGKSVGFSQHLQYCTGRQSKNAKKAFRCTTCGKTFYTDSDLKVHMEVHESWKRHVSEKLQGQDPEENKLKVV, from the exons ATGGATCCAGAAAGTCCAGACTTTGTTCCCTCGGTGTTCAATTGTACGACCAAGAGACAGTGTACGGACAG gaagaaaaaaagagcagaagCTATCAGCAGCCCCTCTCTGGCTGACCCACCAAGCTCTCTCGCTGCAGCTCAACAGTCCTACAATGTGgagccaacaacagactctCAGCAGCCTCCAGACTGTAAAGAAGAGCCTTTCACTG ATCAGTATCCTGTCTCCGAGGAACTGCCCCCTTCATGGCAGCAATGTGATATTAAGGTCGAACAGGTGGAAATGGTGATCATAGAGCACCCACTGGTCAAAGAGGAGCAGGTGGATCAGTGTATCAGTCCAGACATGGAGGCTGATACTTCCAACGGTGCTGAAGTCCGACTTCCCAAATCAGAACCAACCAGTGACTGTGAGCTGTCCCCATCTTCCGCTGCTGTGACTGTGAGTGTAAATGAAAGCATAAAGGACGAATGGAATGAGAGTGATGGTTCGTCGTCGCCTCAGAGTCACAGTATTGAAGTCTATGTGGAACTGGAAGAGCCTCCGAGGGAAGAAAAGACTTGTCGATTTTGtggtaaaagttttaaaagggATTCTCATCTTATAAGACATGTAGACCAGAGTCACAATGGACACAAAGCCTTTAAATGCCTGAAGTGCAACAAGGAGTTTGAACAAAGACACCACTTAATCGTGCATGTAAGGATTCACACAGGTGAAAAGCCCTTCAGTTGTGATTTCTGTGACAAAACTTTCAGTCAGAACTCAAGTCGTATTGTTCATATGAGGGTGCACACTGGGGAGAAGCCATATTTTTGTAAGAAATGTGGGAAAAGCTTTCCCTCAGGCAAACATTTCAGATTTTGCAATGTGCAGAATGAGGGCAAAAACACACCTGAGGGAGGGGACATAGATGAGAATCTCAAAGAGGAGAAGGCCTTTAAATGCTCTGAATGCAGCAAGGAGTTTAAACAAAAGCACCAGCTCGTTCTGCATTTGAGAGTTCACACTGGTGAAAAACCCTACAGATGTGATGTCTGTGGCAAAACATTCACTCAGAGCTCCAGTCGACTTGTTCACATGAGACAGCACACTGGAGAGAAACCATATTTCTGTGAGAAATGTGGCAAAAGTGTTGGTTTTAGTCAACACCTTCAATACTGCACAGGGAGACAAAGCAAAAACGCAAAAAAAGCCTTTCGTTGCACAACATGTGGCAAAACCTTTTACACAGACTCGGACCTGAAAGTGCACATGGAGGTTCACGAGTCATGGAAACGACACGTCAGTGAGAAACTGCAAGGACAAGATCCAGAAGAGAATAAACTTAAAGTGGTATGA
- the LOC141008926 gene encoding uncharacterized protein isoform X1 → MSCCAPGCKNRHGKHQDLHFYRIPSSRTPFDANRRRLWLLAIKRTDWTDETIRNSRICSAHFILGECSMDPESPDFVPSVFNCTTKRQCTDRKKKRAEAISSPSLADPPSSLAAAQQSYNVEPTTDSQQPPDCKEEPFTDQYPVSEELPPSWQQCDIKVEQVEMVIIEHPLVKEEQVDQCISPDMEADTSNGAEVRLPKSEPTSDCELSPSSAAVTVSVNESIKDEWNESDGSSSPQSHSIEVYVELEEPPREEKTCRFCGKSFKRDSHLIRHVDQSHNGHKAFKCLKCNKEFEQRHHLIVHVRIHTGEKPFSCDFCDKTFSQNSSRIVHMRVHTGEKPYFCKKCGKSFPSGKHFRFCNVQNEGKNTPEGGDIDENLKEEKAFKCSECSKEFKQKHQLVLHLRVHTGEKPYRCDVCGKTFTQSSSRLVHMRQHTGEKPYFCEKCGKSVGFSQHLQYCTGRQSKNAKKAFRCTTCGKTFYTDSDLKVHMEVHESWKRHVSEKLQGQDPEENKLKVV, encoded by the exons atgtcgTGTTGTGCACCTGGGTGCAAGAATAGACATGGAAAACATCAAGACCTCCATTTTTATAGGATACCGTCGTCGAGGACGCCCTTTGATGCTAACCGCAGGCGTTTGTGGTTGCTAGCCATTAAACGGACCGACTGGACCGATGAAACCATCCGGAACTCTCGAATCTGCAGCGCTCATTTCATATTAG GAGAATGCTCCATGGATCCAGAAAGTCCAGACTTTGTTCCCTCGGTGTTCAATTGTACGACCAAGAGACAGTGTACGGACAG gaagaaaaaaagagcagaagCTATCAGCAGCCCCTCTCTGGCTGACCCACCAAGCTCTCTCGCTGCAGCTCAACAGTCCTACAATGTGgagccaacaacagactctCAGCAGCCTCCAGACTGTAAAGAAGAGCCTTTCACTG ATCAGTATCCTGTCTCCGAGGAACTGCCCCCTTCATGGCAGCAATGTGATATTAAGGTCGAACAGGTGGAAATGGTGATCATAGAGCACCCACTGGTCAAAGAGGAGCAGGTGGATCAGTGTATCAGTCCAGACATGGAGGCTGATACTTCCAACGGTGCTGAAGTCCGACTTCCCAAATCAGAACCAACCAGTGACTGTGAGCTGTCCCCATCTTCCGCTGCTGTGACTGTGAGTGTAAATGAAAGCATAAAGGACGAATGGAATGAGAGTGATGGTTCGTCGTCGCCTCAGAGTCACAGTATTGAAGTCTATGTGGAACTGGAAGAGCCTCCGAGGGAAGAAAAGACTTGTCGATTTTGtggtaaaagttttaaaagggATTCTCATCTTATAAGACATGTAGACCAGAGTCACAATGGACACAAAGCCTTTAAATGCCTGAAGTGCAACAAGGAGTTTGAACAAAGACACCACTTAATCGTGCATGTAAGGATTCACACAGGTGAAAAGCCCTTCAGTTGTGATTTCTGTGACAAAACTTTCAGTCAGAACTCAAGTCGTATTGTTCATATGAGGGTGCACACTGGGGAGAAGCCATATTTTTGTAAGAAATGTGGGAAAAGCTTTCCCTCAGGCAAACATTTCAGATTTTGCAATGTGCAGAATGAGGGCAAAAACACACCTGAGGGAGGGGACATAGATGAGAATCTCAAAGAGGAGAAGGCCTTTAAATGCTCTGAATGCAGCAAGGAGTTTAAACAAAAGCACCAGCTCGTTCTGCATTTGAGAGTTCACACTGGTGAAAAACCCTACAGATGTGATGTCTGTGGCAAAACATTCACTCAGAGCTCCAGTCGACTTGTTCACATGAGACAGCACACTGGAGAGAAACCATATTTCTGTGAGAAATGTGGCAAAAGTGTTGGTTTTAGTCAACACCTTCAATACTGCACAGGGAGACAAAGCAAAAACGCAAAAAAAGCCTTTCGTTGCACAACATGTGGCAAAACCTTTTACACAGACTCGGACCTGAAAGTGCACATGGAGGTTCACGAGTCATGGAAACGACACGTCAGTGAGAAACTGCAAGGACAAGATCCAGAAGAGAATAAACTTAAAGTGGTATGA
- the LOC141008927 gene encoding uncharacterized protein — MPHSCAVKTCRNKSKPGAALSFHRLPVREPERLKLWLFALNIDVNTPVDELKKHIVCSEHFVPEDYSVNRQPRTDATHRFLTPTAVPTVGVSSCTPPGVTQDSEKNRIKDVSMDCHSSEGAQELLPSLQQWDIKVEQIPVQEEAEIQMQPHVKQEQVDQCISPNMEFDVSNAEVRLPKSEPTSDCELSPSSAAVTVGVNESMKDEWNESDGSSSPQSHSIEVYVELEEPPREEKTCRFCGKSFKRDSYLIRHVEKIHNGHKAFKCLECNKEFEQRYQLVLHVRIHTGEKPFSCDYCDKSFVQNSSRLAHMRVHTGEKPYFCAKCGKSFATSNHFKFCKVQNECEIAQDKGNVDEEKAFKCSECNKEFNQKHQLALHARVHSGEKPFSCDFCGKTFTQNTNRIVHMRQHTGEKPYFCEKCGKRFASSHHLRLCTGTQNKSVDRSFRCATCGRTFHTDSDLKVHMEVHAAWKRHLSEKLQGQELQEKKLRVV; from the exons ATGCCTCACTCCTGCGCCGTGAAGACCTGCAGGAATAAATCCAAACCTGGAGCTGCTTTGTCGTTTCACCGTCTTCCAGTGAGGGAACCTGAGCGGCTCAAACTCTGGCTGTTCGCCTTGAACATCGATGTAAACACTCCCGTGGACGAGCTGAAGAAACACATCGTGTGCTCGGAGCACTTTGTGCCGGAGGACTACTCGGTTAACAGACAGCCGAGGACCGACGCGACGCACCGTTTCCTGACGCCGACGGCTGTCCCGACCGTGGGCGTGTCCTCCTGCACACCTCCAGGTGTCACACAG gattcagaaaaaaacaggatcAAGGATGTATCCATGGATTGTCACTCCTCTGAAG GTGCCCAGGAACTGCTCCCTTCATTGCAGCAATGGGACATTAAGGTGGAACAGATTCCTGTTCAGGAGGAAGCCGAGATCCAAATGCAGCCACATGTCAAACAGGAGCAGGTGGATCAGTGCATCAGTCCAAACATGGAGTTTGATGTTTCCAACGCTGAAGTCCGACTTCCCAAATCAGAGCCAACCAGTGACTGTGAGCTGTCCCCATCTTCCGCTGCTGTGACTGTGGGTGTAAATGAAAGCATGAAGGACGAATGGAATGAGAGTGATGGTTCGTCGTCGCCTCAGAGTCACAGCATTGAAGTCTACGTGGAACTGGAGGAGCCTCCGAGGGAAGAAAAGACTTGTCGATTTTGtggtaaaagttttaaaagggATTCTTATCTTATAAGGCATGTAGAAAAGATTCACAATGGACACAAAGCCTTTAAATGCCTGGAGTGCAACAAGGAGTTTGAACAAAGGTACCAGCTCGTTCTGCATGtaagaatccacacaggtgaaaAGCCTTTCAGTTGTGATTACTGTGACAAATCCTTTGTTCAGAACTCAAGTCGTCTTGCTCACATGAGGGTGCACACTGGGGAGAAACCATATTTTTGTGCTAAATGTGGGAAAAGTTTTGCCACGAGCAATCATTTCAAATTTTGCAAAGTGCAGAATGAGTGCGAAATcgcacaagacaaagggaacGTGGATGAGGAGAAGGCCTTCAAATGCTCTGAATGCAACAAGGAGTTTAATCAAAAACACCAGCTCGCTCTGCACGCAAGAGTTCACTCTGGTGAAAAACCCTTCAGTTGTGATTTCTGTGGCAAAACGTTTACTCAGAACACTAATCGTATCGTTCACATGAGACAGCACACTGGAGAGAAGCCATATTTTTGTGAGAAATGTGGCAAGAGGTTTGCCAGTAGCCATCATCTTAGATTGTGCACagggacacaaaacaaaagcgtCGACAGATCCTTTCGATGCGCAACGTGTGGCCGAACCTTTCACACGGATTCAGACCTGAAGGTGCACATGGAAGTTCACGCGGCGTGGAAACGACACCTCAGTGAGAAGCTGCAGGGGCAGGAGTTACAAGAGAAGAAACTTAGAGTGGTGTGA